The window GCTGGATTTCTTTAAAAGCGGTACTTTTTTTTACTTTCACAAGGCTTCTCCGGTCCGCTGACTATCGTACACTGATTATATCTGCCGGAAGAGTTGTTATCTTATGAGGTACTGTTTCCGTTATGATATAAGTTTCTTCATCTCCGATTTCCACCCCTTCGGCATAATTGTAATACAGCTCGATATTGATCACCATATCGGGATTCAATTCAAAATCGCTTCCTCCATAGAGCCAGGACTCTTCGGTCATAAGGCCTATAGAATGCCCCGCTGTGACGATTAGCGGAATCATGCCTTCACGCTCATAGATTTTGACGGCCATTTCATAGATTTGTCCGGACGTTGTTCCGGGGACAAGGGATCTGCCTACCTCATCCACGATAGCGTTCATTTTTTTATTTAGCGCTCTCAGTTCTTCGGGCACATCTCCTGTAAAGGCATGCCTCCTTATATCAGAGAGATAGCCGTAATAGCTTGCACCAAGGTCAATGGCCACCAGCTGACCTTCTCCGAGAGTTTCATTTATGGACACTTCCGGATTCGATGTGCCGAATGAAATCGTGACATGGCCGATGCCTGTCGCCCCGTTTTTGATCATGCGCCATTTGGCTTCCTGAATTAGTTCAGGCCTTGTTATGCCCGGCCTGACAACTTCAGCAATCAGTTCCTGCATGGCCTTTTCCGCTATCTGGGTCGATTTTATAATCATATCAAGTTCATAGACCGATTTTATCAGTCTGAGTGAATCCATGACATCATCGACATATATGAACCTAACGTCTGATGCTGTTTGAACAATCAAGTCCTTCAGATAAACAGGCATCCCTGACTCGATGCCGAGAGTCTTTCCTGAAAGGTTTTTTGAGGAAAAAAAATTATTAAGGGTTGAATGGGCGCCGGCCCTGTCGGCCCAGACCTCGATATGATCGCATCCGAACTCAACATCGCCCAGCACCGCACCTATCCAGCAGCCGAGCGTTACTCTGCCGTCAGGTTCAATGAAAGAAAGGAACGGTAACTGGTTTCGAAGCGCAAACAAAATGGGATTACCGCTTCCGGGCAGACACGGATATCCTGTCGTGTACATAACATTTTCAGGAGTAGTCAGCAGAACAGCGTCGATTCCCTTTTCATTCATCGTTTTCAGCAGGGAGTCCTTGTAAAATCCTATCGGCTCGAATCTTGCGCCTTTCACCGGAACCTCCGTTTAATGGTTTTCATGAAAACAAATGGTCTTACCAATTTACAAATAGACCCTTTTTTGTCAAGGTAAAACATGTTATTTGTATAATGATAAGTCCGGATGTAACTTATTTCAGAATGCGGGGAAAAATATTTCCACATTAAACATGAATCGAGTTGGAATGACCACCCATGCTTAACAACTGCTTGAATTTAATTATTAATTAATTATATATATTAGGCATGGTTCATGCAATTATTTGTTATGAAATATAATAATTATTAATTTTAATTCAGACAATTTATCAGTCTTGAGGAGACAGTATGAAGATAATGCGATATTTGCTTTTCGTTCTGTTTATTCTGACGGCAATGTTATTCGCTGCTTGCGGTGGGGCCAATCACAATGAAGAGCTTGCAAAAGACGAATCGTTTTATGATCCCGGCGCATCAGTGGAAGCAGTTGATTTCAGTGAAGCGCAGACAATAACGTTATATGTCTGGAAACAGACGGGATATAATAAATACGGGTTTGTGAAGGTGTCAAATGGCGATTTCCTTGCCCCTGGAAAGCATAAATTCGGTGTTTCTGTAACACAGAGGATTGTCAACGGTGAAGTCGCCCCCGAGCGCGTTTTCATAGGCGACGGCGGAATTGATTATCAGGTGGAGGCCCTGCCTGATAAGGATTCCGGTTATTATGTCTGTGATTACAAGCTTGCCCCCGCCGATTATCTCCTCACTTGCCCTATACTGATTCAGGTCATTTATGAAGACGCCCTTGCATCAAAGGAAAAATTTGTAGTCAGGACCGAAGATGGAATGGGAGCGCCTTTTGACATGCTTGCAGATAAGGGCCTGGGTATATCGCTGAGCAAATACATGCTGAAACAGGCCATCAAGGTTGTCAATCCCATGATCGCCCAGCAGATAAAAGGTGTGTCGATTCAGGATCTGAGACCTGTAGTAGGCGGGAATGGAATCATCCATGTAGACCTCGGAAGCATAGGTTGTGATGTCGCCATAACCGACATGAACAAAAAAACAAGGGGCCTGTTCATCGGGCTTGAGAATATAACCGGCGGCAGCGGCAGCGGTAATATTTTAAATTCCGTAATCAGCGCAATCCTCAAAGGGATTTTAGGAAAGGGGATCAATATTAACGGCATCTCTGTAGGTGCCCTTGGATTTAATATACCGGACATGATTTCAGGCCTTGCCGGACCGGCCGATCCTGACAGCGAAGACCCTCTTGCTGGGATCCTTACAGGACTTAAGCTTGACTCAGTCATGTTCCTGAATCTGAAGGGACAGCCGGACTCAACCACGGAAAACAATGCCTTACTCAGCGGCAGCCTTTATTCCGCTCCTGCCGGAACAGTTAAAAAAGACAAAGACGGCAATTACATATGGCCGTCAGTTACTGAAGACACAACGAATACTCTTAAAATGGATTTGACAAGACTTCAGGGTGACAATACGGACATAGGGCTTGCCCTTTCAGACTACAATCTTAATCAGGTGCTGTCTGCCGTGATGAACGGATTTTCCATCGAAATAAAAGATATCCAGAAACTTACCGATTTCTTTTCACCGGATGACCCAAACAATTCGATGACACTGGACGTTAAAATAAACCCTGGCGGCATTGCCCTTGACCTGGCGAACCAGAGGGTGGCGGTAAACGATGTTCGCCTGACAGTATACGAGGTTATGCCCAATGGGACATCATGGGCAAGGACGGAACTATCTCTTGATGTGACAATAGCATTCGAGGCCGGTTTCCATTCCGACAGCAAGACATCATATCTCGATCTGATGCTTTCTCCCCAATACGAC of the Desulfomonilia bacterium genome contains:
- a CDS encoding Xaa-Pro peptidase family protein produces the protein MKGARFEPIGFYKDSLLKTMNEKGIDAVLLTTPENVMYTTGYPCLPGSGNPILFALRNQLPFLSFIEPDGRVTLGCWIGAVLGDVEFGCDHIEVWADRAGAHSTLNNFFSSKNLSGKTLGIESGMPVYLKDLIVQTASDVRFIYVDDVMDSLRLIKSVYELDMIIKSTQIAEKAMQELIAEVVRPGITRPELIQEAKWRMIKNGATGIGHVTISFGTSNPEVSINETLGEGQLVAIDLGASYYGYLSDIRRHAFTGDVPEELRALNKKMNAIVDEVGRSLVPGTTSGQIYEMAVKIYEREGMIPLIVTAGHSIGLMTEESWLYGGSDFELNPDMVINIELYYNYAEGVEIGDEETYIITETVPHKITTLPADIISVR